In a single window of the Streptomyces cinnabarinus genome:
- a CDS encoding SPW_0924 family protein, whose translation MRALIAAATGLAVALALVFTLTALGAPTGETSPKPMLTTVPAHP comes from the coding sequence GTGCGCGCCCTGATCGCCGCCGCGACCGGTCTCGCCGTCGCGCTCGCCCTGGTGTTCACCCTCACCGCGCTGGGCGCGCCGACCGGCGAGACCTCCCCGAAGCCGATGCTGACGACGGTGCCCGCACACCCGTAA
- a CDS encoding lytic transglycosylase domain-containing protein, with the protein MSAQFGRRLYKGAATAAVAALAVAALSGSQAPGATVDDQGRRTTSDTTPSPDALADDSATGNSPYYTDLPPLDSPKPSPSAGGTGGTDSESGIPATVLDAYQQAAASLQESKPGCNLPWELLAAIGHVESGHARGGRVNADGTTTSPILGPQLNGNGFANISDTDNGAYDGDSSYDRAVGPMQFIPSTWAWAGRDGNGDGEKDPNNVYDAALAAGGYLCRFGWDLSDPSDLKSAILSYNNSTDYLNTVLAWLEHYRKGVDEIPDGTGTIPDDRSDDGGGAVTSPSPSPTPPASQSPTPPANGGSTPPTPPGTTPPPTTPPSTTPPTPTDTVHHLEDADTALLKAMAGDAFGERISTRAETSAGKAVAKVRIRFTIVGDTDAAFTGGEKYATALTNSSGTAVAPALQAGEETGDFIVRTTVVGRSIPGLDYTATVTERAADTLARTGEEALTCVPGGEFADQVEVKATYKGAVADKVAATATLIKSAEDPAENDKGPYFKDAEGKPVRTLTGLKTDADGKLKLPKLYADDTTGTFLLRINTAGGATLTVELTVAAAESTTPDTTESPSPSASPSA; encoded by the coding sequence ATGTCGGCGCAATTCGGCAGGAGGCTGTACAAGGGTGCGGCCACCGCCGCCGTGGCCGCGCTCGCGGTCGCGGCGCTGTCGGGCTCCCAGGCTCCCGGAGCGACGGTCGACGACCAGGGCAGACGGACCACCTCGGACACCACGCCCTCACCCGACGCCCTCGCCGACGACAGCGCGACCGGCAACTCGCCGTACTACACGGACCTGCCGCCCCTGGACAGCCCCAAGCCCTCGCCCAGCGCGGGCGGGACGGGCGGCACCGACTCCGAGTCCGGTATACCGGCCACCGTGCTGGACGCCTACCAGCAGGCCGCCGCCTCGCTCCAGGAGTCCAAGCCCGGCTGCAACCTGCCCTGGGAACTGCTCGCCGCCATCGGCCACGTCGAGTCGGGCCACGCGCGTGGCGGCCGGGTCAACGCCGACGGCACCACCACCTCCCCGATCCTCGGCCCCCAGCTCAACGGCAACGGCTTCGCCAACATCAGCGACACCGACAACGGCGCCTACGACGGGGACAGCTCCTACGACCGTGCCGTGGGGCCGATGCAGTTCATCCCGTCCACCTGGGCGTGGGCGGGCCGCGACGGCAACGGCGACGGCGAGAAGGACCCCAACAACGTCTACGACGCCGCGCTCGCCGCGGGCGGCTATCTGTGCCGCTTCGGCTGGGACCTGTCCGACCCGTCCGACCTCAAGAGCGCCATCCTCAGCTACAACAACTCCACGGACTACCTGAACACGGTCCTGGCGTGGCTGGAGCACTACCGCAAGGGCGTCGACGAGATCCCCGACGGCACCGGCACGATCCCCGACGACCGCAGCGACGACGGCGGCGGGGCGGTGACCTCACCGTCGCCGTCGCCCACGCCCCCGGCCTCCCAGTCGCCGACTCCGCCCGCCAACGGCGGTTCCACGCCTCCGACGCCGCCGGGCACGACACCCCCGCCCACCACGCCGCCGTCGACGACCCCGCCGACGCCCACCGACACGGTGCACCACCTGGAGGACGCCGACACCGCCCTGCTCAAGGCGATGGCGGGCGACGCGTTCGGCGAGCGGATCAGCACCCGCGCGGAGACCTCGGCCGGCAAGGCCGTCGCCAAGGTACGCATCCGCTTCACGATCGTCGGCGACACCGACGCGGCCTTCACCGGCGGCGAGAAGTACGCCACCGCGCTGACGAACAGCAGCGGCACCGCCGTGGCGCCCGCGCTCCAGGCGGGCGAGGAGACCGGCGACTTCATCGTCCGGACCACCGTCGTGGGCCGCTCGATTCCCGGCCTCGACTACACGGCCACGGTCACCGAACGCGCCGCCGACACCCTCGCCCGCACCGGCGAGGAGGCGCTGACCTGCGTCCCCGGCGGCGAGTTCGCCGACCAGGTGGAGGTGAAGGCCACCTACAAGGGCGCCGTCGCCGACAAGGTCGCGGCCACCGCCACCCTGATCAAGTCCGCCGAGGACCCGGCCGAGAACGACAAGGGCCCCTACTTCAAGGACGCCGAGGGCAAGCCCGTACGCACCCTCACCGGCCTGAAGACGGACGCCGACGGCAAGCTCAAGCTGCCGAAGCTGTACGCCGACGACACCACCGGCACCTTCCTGCTCCGCATCAACACCGCGGGCGGCGCGACCCTCACGGTCGAACTGACCGTGGCCGCGGCCGAGTCGACCACGCCGGACACCACGGAGTCCCCCTCGCCGTCCGCGAGCCCCAGCGCGTAG
- a CDS encoding DUF4184 family protein: MPFTLSHAAAVLPAVRTDGTGRGRLVPAVLVAGSFGPDLTYYAASGVPGAMEFGDVTHSFAGVFTVDVVLSWALVGLWLLVREPLVALLPTSRQGPPAALLRCGAPRARVRPELLLWWYVSAVLGSLTHVVWDAFTHLDRWGMRLFPVLGEEIAGSPLYWYLQYGGSAVAAAVIAVFLTAALRRVPGDVPAVGVPVLSVRDRWLAAVPLLGFPVVFAVLRAVRWWAYWGSRAKPWELIPTLCFGAGAGLFLGVLGYAVAVRVWRPAPVRDATLVLR; encoded by the coding sequence GTGCCGTTCACCCTGAGCCACGCGGCGGCGGTCCTGCCCGCCGTCCGCACCGACGGAACGGGCCGGGGCCGACTGGTCCCGGCCGTCCTCGTGGCGGGCTCCTTCGGCCCGGACCTCACCTATTACGCGGCCAGCGGCGTGCCCGGCGCGATGGAGTTCGGCGATGTCACGCACTCCTTCGCAGGGGTGTTCACGGTCGATGTCGTCCTCAGCTGGGCGCTGGTGGGCCTCTGGCTGCTGGTGCGCGAGCCGTTGGTGGCGCTGCTGCCGACGTCCCGCCAGGGCCCTCCGGCCGCCCTGCTGCGCTGCGGTGCGCCCCGCGCGCGGGTTCGGCCGGAACTGTTGCTGTGGTGGTACGTCTCCGCCGTGCTCGGCTCCCTGACCCATGTGGTGTGGGACGCCTTCACCCACCTCGACCGCTGGGGCATGCGCCTGTTCCCCGTCCTCGGCGAGGAGATCGCGGGGTCGCCGCTGTACTGGTATCTCCAGTACGGCGGTTCCGCGGTCGCCGCGGCCGTCATCGCGGTGTTCCTGACGGCGGCGCTACGGCGGGTTCCGGGCGACGTCCCCGCGGTCGGGGTGCCGGTGCTGTCGGTGCGGGACCGGTGGCTGGCCGCTGTGCCGCTGCTCGGGTTTCCGGTCGTCTTCGCGGTGCTGCGGGCGGTGCGGTGGTGGGCGTACTGGGGGTCACGCGCGAAGCCGTGGGAGCTGATTCCGACGCTGTGCTTCGGGGCCGGGGCGGGGCTCTTCCTGGGAGTGTTGGGGTACGCCGTCGCGGTCAGGGTGTGGCGTCCTGCCCCGGTGCGGGACGCGACGCTCGTACTGCGGTAG
- the polA gene encoding DNA polymerase I: MAETASKKTETTSGGGRPRLMLMDGHSLAYRAFFALPAENFTTATGQPTNAIYGFASMLANTLRDEAPTHFAVAFDVSRKTWRSEEFTEYKANRSKTPDEFKGQVELIGELLDAMHVSRFAVDGFEADDVIATLATQAEAEGFEVLIVTGDRDSFQLVSEHTTVLYPTKGVSELTRFTPEKVIEKYGLTPAQYPDFAALRGDPSDNLPGIPGVGEKTAAKWINQFGSFAELVERVEEVKGKAGQNLRDHLEAVKLNRRLTEMVRTVELPKTVTDLERAAYDRKGVAMVLDTLEIRNPSLRERLLAVDPGAEEAEETQVVAEGVELDGQVLATGELAPWLTEHATAQPLGVATVDTWALGTGSVAEVALATAGGPAAWFDPSELDEADETAFTGWLADAARPKVFHNAKGAMRVFAEHGWSVDGVTMDTALAAYLVKPGRRSFDLDALSLEYLHRELAPAATADGQLAFGADDGAEAEALMVQARAVLDLGEAFEARLEEVGAADLLRDMELPTSALLARMERHGIAADRAHLEAMEQMFAGAVQQAVKEAHAAAGHEFNLGSPKQLQEVLFGELGLPRTKKTKTGYTTDADALAWLAGQTENELPVIMLRHREQAKLRVTVEGLIKTIAADGRIHTTFNQTVAATGRLSSTDPNLQNIPVRTDEGRAIRRGFVVGEGFESLMTADYSQIELRVMAHLSADEGLIQAFTSGEDLHTTAASQVFAVEPGAVDAEMRRKIKAMSYGLAYGLSAFGLSQQLNIEAGEARALMDAYFERFGGVRDYLRRAVDEARATGYTATLFGRRRYLPDLNSDNRQRREAAERMALNAPIQGTAADIVKIAMLKVDAALREADLKTRMLLQVHDEIVLEVAPGEREQAEALVREQMSNAVSLDVPLGVSVGDGGDWESAAH, from the coding sequence GTGGCAGAGACAGCATCGAAGAAGACCGAAACGACCTCCGGCGGCGGCCGTCCGCGACTCATGCTCATGGACGGGCATTCCCTGGCCTACCGCGCGTTCTTCGCGTTGCCCGCGGAGAACTTCACGACCGCGACCGGCCAGCCGACGAACGCGATCTACGGCTTCGCGTCGATGCTGGCCAACACCCTGCGCGACGAGGCGCCCACGCACTTCGCGGTCGCCTTCGACGTGTCCCGCAAGACCTGGCGGTCCGAGGAGTTCACGGAGTACAAGGCGAACCGCTCCAAGACCCCGGACGAGTTCAAGGGCCAGGTCGAGCTGATCGGCGAGCTGCTCGACGCGATGCACGTCTCCCGATTCGCGGTGGACGGCTTCGAGGCCGACGACGTGATCGCCACGCTCGCCACCCAGGCCGAGGCCGAGGGCTTCGAGGTGCTGATCGTCACCGGCGACCGCGACTCCTTCCAGCTCGTCAGCGAGCACACGACCGTCCTCTACCCGACGAAGGGCGTCTCCGAGCTGACCCGGTTCACCCCGGAGAAGGTCATCGAGAAGTACGGGTTGACGCCCGCGCAGTACCCCGACTTCGCCGCCCTGCGCGGCGACCCGTCCGACAACCTGCCGGGCATCCCGGGCGTCGGCGAGAAGACCGCCGCGAAGTGGATCAACCAGTTCGGCTCGTTCGCGGAGCTGGTCGAGCGGGTCGAGGAGGTCAAGGGCAAGGCGGGCCAGAACCTCCGCGACCACCTGGAGGCGGTCAAGCTCAACCGCCGCCTCACCGAGATGGTGCGCACCGTCGAGCTGCCGAAGACGGTCACCGACCTGGAGCGGGCCGCGTACGACCGCAAGGGCGTCGCGATGGTCCTGGACACACTGGAGATCCGCAACCCGTCCCTGCGGGAGCGGCTGCTGGCCGTCGACCCCGGCGCCGAGGAGGCCGAGGAGACCCAGGTCGTCGCGGAGGGCGTGGAGCTGGACGGCCAGGTGCTGGCCACCGGCGAGCTGGCCCCCTGGCTGACCGAGCACGCCACCGCACAGCCCCTCGGTGTCGCCACCGTCGACACCTGGGCGCTGGGCACCGGCTCGGTCGCCGAGGTCGCGCTGGCCACGGCCGGCGGCCCCGCCGCCTGGTTCGACCCGTCCGAGCTGGACGAGGCCGACGAGACGGCGTTCACCGGCTGGCTGGCCGACGCCGCCCGCCCCAAGGTCTTCCACAACGCCAAGGGCGCGATGCGGGTCTTCGCCGAGCACGGCTGGAGCGTGGACGGCGTCACCATGGACACCGCCCTCGCCGCCTACCTGGTCAAGCCGGGCCGCCGCTCCTTCGACCTGGACGCGCTGTCCCTGGAGTACCTCCACCGCGAGCTGGCCCCCGCCGCCACGGCCGACGGCCAGCTCGCCTTCGGCGCGGACGACGGCGCCGAGGCCGAGGCGCTGATGGTGCAGGCCCGTGCCGTCCTCGACCTGGGCGAGGCCTTCGAGGCCCGTCTTGAGGAGGTCGGCGCCGCCGATCTGCTGCGCGACATGGAGCTGCCCACCTCCGCCCTGCTGGCCCGGATGGAACGGCACGGCATCGCCGCCGACCGCGCCCACCTGGAAGCCATGGAACAGATGTTCGCCGGTGCGGTGCAGCAGGCCGTGAAGGAGGCCCACGCGGCGGCCGGGCACGAGTTCAACCTCGGCTCGCCCAAGCAGCTCCAGGAGGTCCTCTTCGGCGAGCTGGGCCTGCCCAGGACCAAGAAGACCAAGACCGGCTACACCACCGACGCCGACGCCCTGGCCTGGCTCGCCGGACAGACCGAGAACGAGCTCCCGGTGATCATGCTCCGCCACCGTGAGCAGGCGAAGCTGCGGGTCACCGTCGAGGGCCTGATCAAGACGATCGCCGCGGACGGCCGGATCCACACCACCTTCAACCAGACGGTCGCCGCGACCGGCCGGCTGTCCTCCACGGACCCCAACCTCCAGAACATCCCCGTTCGCACGGACGAGGGCCGCGCGATCCGCCGCGGCTTCGTGGTCGGCGAGGGCTTCGAGTCCCTGATGACGGCCGACTACAGCCAGATCGAGCTGCGCGTGATGGCCCACCTCTCCGCCGACGAGGGCCTCATCCAGGCCTTCACCTCGGGCGAGGACCTGCACACCACGGCCGCCTCGCAGGTCTTCGCGGTCGAGCCCGGCGCGGTCGACGCGGAGATGCGCCGCAAGATCAAGGCGATGTCCTACGGCCTGGCGTACGGCCTCTCGGCCTTCGGTCTCTCCCAGCAGCTGAACATCGAGGCGGGCGAGGCACGCGCCCTCATGGACGCCTACTTCGAGCGCTTCGGCGGTGTGCGGGACTATCTGCGCCGAGCCGTCGACGAGGCCCGCGCGACCGGCTACACGGCGACCCTCTTCGGCCGCCGCCGCTACCTCCCCGACCTCAACAGCGACAACCGCCAGCGCCGTGAGGCGGCCGAGCGCATGGCGCTGAACGCCCCGATCCAGGGCACGGCGGCCGACATCGTCAAGATCGCCATGCTCAAGGTCGACGCGGCGCTCCGCGAGGCCGACCTGAAGACCCGCATGCTCCTCCAGGTCCACGACGAAATCGTCCTGGAGGTGGCCCCGGGCGAGCGGGAGCAGGCGGAGGCCCTGGTCCGGGAGCAGATGTCCAACGCGGTGAGCCTGGACGTACCGCTCGGGGTGTCAGTGGGCGACGGAGGCGACTGGGAGTCGGCAGCGCACTAG
- a CDS encoding FdhF/YdeP family oxidoreductase, producing the protein MATKPPKGDPVQDAPRVAEPKHAAAGLPAIGHTLRIAQQQMGVKRTALTLLRVNQKDGFDCPGCAWPEPEHRHTAEFCENGAKAVAEEATLRRVTPEFFAAHSVADLATRSGYWLGQQGRLTHPMYLPEGGDHYEPVTWERAFDIVAEELTALGSPDEALFYTSGRTSNEAAFLYQLFARAFGTNNLPDCSNMCHESSGSALSETIGIGKGSVLLEDLYRADLIIVAGQNPGTNHPRMLSALEKAKANGAKVISVNPLPEAGMERFKNPQTPQGMLKGAALNDLFLQIRIGGDQALFRLLNKLILATEGAVDEEFVREHTHGYEEFAAAAQAADWAETLTATGLTQEEIERALGMILASERTIVCWAMGLTQHKHAVPTIREVVNFLLLRGNIGRPGAGVCPVRGHSNVQGDRTMGIFERPAPAFLDALEKEFGFAPPREHGYDVVRAIRAMRDDKAKVFFAMGGNFVSASPDTEVTEAAMRRARLTVHVSTKLNRSHAVTGARALILPTLGRTERDLQGGGEQFVTVEDSMGMVHASRGRLEPASGQLLSEPAIVCRLARRVLGADSRVPWEEFEKDYATIRDHIARVIPGFEDFNARVAAPGGFALPHAPRDERRFPTATGKANFTAAPVEYPELPEGRLLLQTLRSHDQYNTTIYGLDDRYRGIRNGRRVVLVNPEDARALKVADGSYVDLVSEWRDGVERRAPGFRVVHYPTARGCAAAYYPETNVLVPLDSTADTSNTPASKSVVVRLEQSATD; encoded by the coding sequence ATGGCGACGAAGCCGCCCAAGGGTGATCCGGTGCAGGACGCGCCGCGGGTCGCCGAGCCGAAGCACGCGGCCGCCGGTCTGCCCGCCATCGGCCACACCCTGCGCATCGCCCAGCAGCAGATGGGCGTGAAGCGGACCGCGCTGACACTGCTGCGCGTCAACCAGAAGGACGGCTTCGACTGCCCGGGCTGCGCCTGGCCGGAGCCGGAGCACCGGCACACCGCGGAGTTCTGCGAGAACGGCGCGAAGGCGGTCGCCGAGGAGGCCACCCTGCGCCGGGTGACCCCGGAGTTCTTCGCCGCGCACTCCGTCGCCGACCTGGCGACCCGCAGCGGGTACTGGCTGGGCCAGCAGGGGCGGCTGACGCACCCCATGTACCTGCCCGAGGGCGGCGACCACTACGAGCCGGTCACCTGGGAGCGCGCCTTCGACATCGTCGCCGAGGAACTGACGGCGCTCGGCTCCCCGGACGAGGCCCTCTTCTACACCTCCGGGCGGACCAGCAACGAGGCCGCGTTCCTCTACCAGCTGTTCGCCCGCGCGTTCGGCACGAACAACCTGCCGGACTGCTCGAACATGTGCCACGAGTCCTCGGGTTCGGCGCTCAGCGAGACCATCGGCATCGGCAAGGGCAGCGTCCTGCTGGAGGACCTCTACCGGGCCGACCTGATCATCGTGGCCGGGCAGAACCCGGGCACCAACCACCCCCGGATGCTGTCCGCGCTGGAGAAGGCCAAGGCGAACGGCGCCAAGGTGATCAGCGTCAACCCGCTGCCCGAGGCCGGGATGGAGCGGTTCAAGAACCCGCAGACCCCGCAGGGCATGCTCAAGGGCGCCGCGCTCAACGATCTGTTCCTCCAGATCCGCATCGGCGGCGACCAGGCGCTGTTCCGGCTGCTGAACAAGCTGATCCTGGCCACCGAGGGCGCGGTCGACGAGGAGTTCGTCCGCGAACACACCCACGGTTACGAGGAGTTCGCCGCCGCCGCGCAGGCCGCCGACTGGGCCGAGACGCTCACCGCGACCGGGCTCACCCAGGAGGAGATCGAGCGCGCGCTGGGGATGATCCTGGCCTCCGAGCGGACGATCGTCTGCTGGGCGATGGGCCTCACCCAGCACAAGCACGCCGTGCCGACCATCCGCGAGGTGGTCAACTTCCTGCTGCTGCGCGGCAACATCGGGCGGCCCGGCGCGGGCGTGTGCCCGGTGCGCGGGCACTCCAATGTGCAGGGCGACCGCACGATGGGCATCTTCGAGCGGCCCGCCCCGGCCTTCCTGGACGCCCTGGAGAAGGAGTTCGGCTTCGCGCCCCCGCGTGAGCACGGCTACGACGTCGTGCGGGCCATTCGCGCGATGCGGGACGACAAGGCGAAGGTGTTCTTCGCGATGGGCGGCAACTTCGTGTCGGCGTCGCCCGACACCGAGGTGACCGAGGCGGCGATGCGGCGGGCGCGGCTGACGGTGCATGTGTCGACCAAGCTGAACCGATCGCACGCGGTCACCGGGGCGCGGGCGCTGATCCTGCCGACGCTGGGCCGCACGGAGCGTGACCTTCAGGGCGGCGGCGAGCAGTTCGTGACCGTCGAGGACTCCATGGGCATGGTGCACGCCTCACGCGGGCGGCTGGAGCCGGCAAGCGGGCAGCTGCTGTCGGAGCCGGCGATCGTGTGCCGGCTGGCGCGGCGGGTGCTCGGCGCGGACAGCCGGGTGCCGTGGGAGGAGTTCGAGAAGGACTACGCCACGATCCGGGACCATATCGCGCGGGTGATCCCGGGGTTCGAGGACTTCAACGCGCGCGTGGCGGCTCCCGGCGGGTTCGCGCTGCCGCACGCCCCGCGGGACGAGCGGCGGTTCCCGACGGCGACGGGCAAGGCCAACTTCACGGCGGCGCCGGTGGAGTACCCGGAGCTGCCCGAGGGGCGGCTGCTGCTGCAGACGCTGCGCTCGCACGACCAGTACAACACCACGATCTACGGCCTTGACGACCGTTACCGGGGGATCAGGAACGGCCGGCGCGTGGTGCTGGTGAACCCCGAGGACGCGCGGGCGCTCAAGGTGGCGGACGGCTCGTACGTGGATCTGGTGAGCGAGTGGAGGGACGGCGTCGAGCGGCGGGCTCCGGGGTTCCGGGTCGTGCACTATCCGACGGCCCGGGGGTGTGCGGCGGCGTACTACCCGGAGACCAATGTGCTGGTGCCGCTGGACTCCACCGCGGACACCAGCAACACCCCGGCCAGCAAGTCCGTTGTGGTGCGTCTGGAACAATCGGCCACCGACTGA
- a CDS encoding PaaI family thioesterase has product MGEQQQVQFPQEVIDEYAALGVDLPALFSAGHLGTRMGVQILSASAEEVVGTMPVEGNTQPYGLLHGGASAVLAETLGSVGSMLHGGSSKIAVGVDLNCTHHRGVRSGMVTGVARPVHRGRSTATYEIVISDEEGKRVCTARLTCLLRDVRPGDGEPVGVSG; this is encoded by the coding sequence ATGGGCGAGCAGCAGCAGGTGCAGTTCCCGCAAGAGGTCATCGACGAGTACGCCGCGCTCGGCGTGGACCTGCCCGCGCTGTTCTCCGCGGGGCATCTGGGGACGCGGATGGGGGTGCAGATCCTCTCGGCGTCCGCGGAGGAGGTCGTCGGCACCATGCCGGTGGAGGGGAACACCCAGCCGTACGGGCTGCTGCACGGAGGCGCTTCCGCGGTGCTGGCGGAGACGCTGGGGTCGGTCGGGTCGATGCTGCACGGCGGGTCCTCGAAGATCGCCGTGGGTGTGGACCTGAACTGCACCCATCACCGGGGGGTGCGGTCGGGAATGGTGACCGGGGTGGCCAGGCCGGTGCACCGGGGGCGGTCGACCGCGACGTACGAGATCGTGATCAGTGACGAGGAGGGCAAGCGGGTGTGCACCGCCCGGCTGACCTGCCTGCTGCGCGATGTGCGACCGGGGGACGGCGAGCCCGTGGGCGTGTCCGGCTGA